The following are from one region of the Nicotiana tomentosiformis chromosome 7, ASM39032v3, whole genome shotgun sequence genome:
- the LOC138896120 gene encoding uncharacterized protein — MPAYAKCLKEILSKKRKVEETSVVKLTEHYSAILQNKLPQKCRDPGSFTIPCSLGRIVEDVLVRVDKFIFPVDFIVVNMEKNRAILDIQERQLMFKVGEERVIFKMKGAIGALKEQIGEIKTDKCGVYPKKDKKKL; from the exons ATGCCAGCTTATGCTAAATGTTTGAAGGAGATATTGTCCAAAAAACGAAAAGTGGAAGAGACATCGgttgtcaagctcacagagcactATAGTGCCATTCTGCAAAACAAGCTCCCTCAAAAGTgtagagatccagggagttttactataccttgctctttaggaa GAATAGTGGAAGATGTGCTAGTTCGGGTGGACAAATTTATATTCCCTGTGGACTTCATTGTGGTGAACATGGAGAAAAATAG AGCAATTCTAGACATTCAAGAAAGGCAGCTCATGTTCAAAGTGGGGGAAGAAAGGGTGATTTTCAAGATGAAAGGAGCAATTGGGGCTCTAAAGGAGCAAATTGGAGAGATTAAAactgataagtgtggggtgtacccaaaAAAGGACAAAAAGAAGCTCTga